The genomic segment AAGGTTTCTTCTTCGGTGGCGCGGGCAGCAACCCTTCCCTGATCGCCTGCTTGCGAGCGAGCTTGCGGGCGCGGCGAATGGCCTCGGACTTCTCGCGGGTCTTTCTCTCGGACGGTTTTTCGTAGGACCGTCGCTGCTTCATTTCCCGAAAGACGCCCTCGCGCTGCATCTTCTTCTTGAGAACGCGGAGCGCCTGCTCAACATTGTTGTCTCTGACGAGTACGTGCAATTGATCCTCCTGGCTCGGGCTGCGAATGCGATACGTCCTGCAGGGCAGCCAATTGCGCAGGAGCTTCATTGCGATGTGTGAGGATAGTGGCGCGACATTCGTCGCGGCTTCGGACGAGCCCGATCTGCATGTCACAGCGAGCGGCTTGGTGGTGTCACCTGACCACCGTCGTGCTGCGCTGTCAATCGATAACCCCCTGCTCGCAGATCGACGGACAGACGCAAACCGCCGTGATCGGAACAGAAGAACCACCGCTGGCTCGAGATCGTTGCGCCGTTTCACGGATGTACTGGAACGGTTGCTTTGCCCGCTCAATCCCTGGATTGAGCGGGTTTAGTCCTTGCGGATCCGGTGAACGATGAGCAGCAAGAAGCCGAACGCTTCACTGCAGCTTTGCCCGCCGCCGCCAGGTCCAGCCGCCCCAGCATCGCCCTCGCCTGCTCGGCGCAATGCTCGATCAGCCAGCGCTCGAAGGCGACCGGCGGCAGCGGCGGAGCGTAGAGGAAGCCCTGGACGATATCGCAGCCGAGCGCGGCCAGCGTATTGCGCTGCCCCTCGGTCTCGACGCCCTCGGCGACCACGCTCATGCCGAGGCCCTGGCCGACGCGCACGACGGCGGTGGCGATCGCGAGCGCGCCCGCGTCACGCTCGATGTCGCGCATAAAACTGCGGTCGATCTTGAGCTCGCGGATCGGCAGATGCGCGAGTCGGCTGAGGCTGGAATAGCCGGTGCCGAAATCGTCCACCGAGAGGCCGACGCCGAGCTCGCGGATCGCGTTCATCGTCTCCAGTGCTGCGGCGCCGTCCTGCATGAACGTGCCTTCGGTGATCTCCAGCATCAGCGCGTCCGGCGGCAGTTCGTGCTCGGCCAGGATGTCCTTGAGCCGCGCGGCCAGCGTGACGTTGCGGAAATTGATCGGCGACAGGTTGACCGAGACGCAGGGGATGTTGAGCCCGGCGCGGCGCCAGCTCGCCATCTGGCGGCAGGCCTCGCGCACGGACCACAGCCCGATCTGCTCGATCAGCCCGCATTCTTCGGCGAGCGGGATGAACTTTGCCGGCGAGACGTCGCCGAGCACGGCATCGCGCCATCGCGCGAGCGCCTCGACGCCGTGGATCGCGCCGTCGCAGCTGCGGATCTGCGGCTGGTAGCTGAGGCTCAGCGCGCCTTCCGCGACGGCGCGGCGCAACGCCGCGATCAGCGCCAGCCGCTGCTCGGCGAGCACGCTCATCTCGGCACTGAAGATGCGATGCGTCGAGCGTCCGGCCTGCTTGGCCATGTACATGGCGGCATCCGCCTGCTGCATCAATGTGTCGATGTCGGTGGCGTGATCGGGATAGAGGCTGATGCCGATGCTGGCGGACATCGGCATCAGCTTCGATCCGAGCCGCAGCGGCCGCGCCAGCGCCTCGGAGATGTCAGCCGCGACGCGCTCGGCAGCCTCGGCGTTACGTTGCGGCAGCAGGATGACGAACTCGTCGCCGCCGAGCCGCCCCAGCATGTCGCCGGGGCCGATATGCTCGCGCAGGCGCTGCGCGAGCTGGACCAGGAGCTCGTCGCCGGCGGCGTGACCCAGCGTATCGTTGACGTCCTTGAAATGATCGACGTCGAGGAAGGCCAGCGCGACATGGCTGCCGGTCGGGCAGGCATCGATCGCCGTGGTGATCAGGTGCCGCAGCTGGGCGCGGTTCGGCAGGCCGGTGAGGATGTCGTGATAGGCGAGCCGCGCGATCTCCGCGCGCGCCTCCTTGCGCTCGATCGCGAAGGCGCCGAGATCGACGCAAGCCTCGACGATGCGTCGGTGCCAGTTGCTCGGCGCGCGCGGCTCGCGATAGTAAAAGGCGAAGGTGGCGATGACGCGCCCGTCCTTGGCCTTGACCGGGGTCGACCAGCAGGCGCGCAGGCCGATCGCGAGCGGCATCGCCTTGTAGGGCTGCCAGCGCGGGTCGGTGTCGAGATCCTCCGCCAGAACCGGCACGCCATGGAAGGCCGCGCTGCCGCAGGAGCCGACATTGGGACCGATCGCAACGCCGTCCAGCGCGCGGGAATAGTCCTCAGGCAGGCTGGGGCCACCGAGCGGATGAACCAGGCCGGCGGCGTCGATGTGAAGCAGCGAAGAGACGACGTCGGGTGCGATCTCCTCGACGCGGCGGCACAGCCGGTCGGCGATCTCGCCGATCGGTACCTCGTCGGCGAGCGCGCCCATGATGAGCTGCTGAAGCGAGCGCAGCTGCTTGGTCTCGGTGATGTCCTCGAGCAGCGCGAAGATGTGCTTGACCCGGCCCTTGCCGTCGCGAAAGGCATCGATCCGGGCGCAGACCCAGATCTCCTCGCCATTCCGGTCGTAGACGAGCACCTCGGCCTCGCCGCGAGGCCCGCCGCGCTTCAGGCGCTTGACGAGCCTGGCGACCACCCTGCGATCGGTGTGGCGGCCGGCGATGAGCTCGCCAGCGCGGCGGCCCTCCGCCTCGGCGTTGGTGTAGCCGAACAGCGCCGTGAACGCCGAGTTGACATAGACGATGTTCTGCTCCACGTCGGTGATGATCACCGCCCGGTTGGTCTGGTCCGAGACGGCATTGAGCAGACCGATCCTGACGCGGCGCTCGGCCTCGAGAGTGACGTCGCGCGCGAACACGATGTGATGGGTCGTCCCGCCGATCATCGCCGAGGACACCGACACCATCATCCTGATGCGGCTGCCATCGCGACGCACGAGGCCGATCTCGTCGCGGAAATCGGCGGCCGTGCCGATCCGGAGGCAATCGAGGTTGAGGACGGCGGCATCCCGGCCGAGCACCTCGGTGGCGGCAAGCTTCCAGATTCGCTCCGCGGCGGAATTGAAGTGCGTGATGCGATGCGCGTCATCGACGATGACGACGGCATCTTCAGCACGTTCGAGGACTGCGCGCAGCACGTCCGGCATTTCGGTCAGAAGACAATCGGAGGCGGACATCGTCAAACCCGGAAGGCATCGGGAAGGAGCGGCAATCCGCTGAGGCTAGCGCTCCGATGGTGTCCAAGATGTTTTTTTGCGCTCCGGTCGCGTTGCAGCAAGACGTGACATGCTTAACGCTCGGCCAAAACGCTGCAGATATCTTGATGTGTACGGAACCTATCGGGAATCCGTTTTGAGCTTGTGCAGCCGGCCGGCGACCGCCCGCACCTTCCCAGGCGCCGCCCGCCAGATCGCGAGCGCCGACATTCCGCTCACGACCATCGCGACGGCGAAAGCCAGCGTGTAGTGGCCGGCGCGATCGTAGAGCAAGCCGGTCACCCACGGTCCGGCCGCACCGCCCGCCAGCGCCGCGAGCATGATCGTGCCGAAGATGCTGCCCTGATGCCTGCCCTGGAAGATCTCGAACACCACCGCGCCCATGATCGAAGTGAGGCCGTAGCCCAGCGCGCCTTGCGTGAACACCATCAGATAAACCAGCCAGAGTGAAGCTTGATATCTCAGCGCGATCAGCGCGGCGAAGCAGACGACGAAACCAGCACAGCTGATCGCCCACACCCACTCCCGGCCGATGCGGTCGGAGACGTGCCCCAGCACGATCTGGCCGGGAATGCCGAGCAGGCTGACCATGCCGAGTGCCCACACCGCAACGCTGGAGCTGAAGCCGACGTCGAGCAGGAATTTGGTCTGGTGCACCTGCACTGCGTACCAGATGTACAGGCCGCAGAAATAGCCGAGCGCGATCCACCAGAACCGCGCGGTCGCGACGGCGCGCTGCAGCGTCCAGTCGGTGTTGGCCCAGACGGGATCGACCACGTTGGAGGCCGGCCTTGCCGCGCCCGCGGCCGGGGCGGCATCGCCGTCCGGCTGGAGCCCGATGTCCTCGGGGCGCTTGTGCAGCAGCAGGTTGATCGGCGCCAGCGCGATCAGGACGAGCAGGCCCATCGCGGTGCAGGCGGTGCGCCAGCCGGTCTGCTCGATCATGTGCTGCACCCATGGCAGCAGCGTCACCGAGCCGATACCGACGCCGGCGAAGGCGATGCCGATGGCGAAGCCGCGCTTGCGGATGAACCAGTTCGGCAGGAACAGCGATTGGCCGGAATAGCCGAGACAGACGCTGCCGGCGCCGACCATGACGCCGATGGTGACATAGAGGTGCCAGGGCGCGCTGGTCAGCGGCGCCAGCAGCAGGCCGCCGCCCATCAGCAAGACCCCGAACTCCATCACCGCGCGCGGGCCGGCGCGATCCATCAGGCGGCCGATCAGCGGGCTGACCGCGCCCGACACCACGAAGCCGAACGAGAAGGCGCCCGCGGTGACGCCGCGCTCCCAGCCGAACTCGGCGATGATGGGCGGAAAGAACAGCGAAAAGGCGGTGCGCGCGTTGACGCCGATCGCCATGGTGACGAAGGTCACGGCGACCACGACCCAGCCGTAGAAGAAAGGAAGCCGCATGTTGTGTGCTTGTTTCATCCCTGGACGGTTCTTCGGACCATCCGGGGATGCCTGGGTCAAGCGCTTTTCGCGCATGCCTCGCGCGCGCTCAGGCGGCGTCGAGCCGTGAGGACTTGACCGGCGCGTCGAACAGGATCCGCTCGATCGGATGCGGCCGGCCGAACAGATAGCCTTGCGCAAAATTGACGCCGAGCGCCTTCAGCCGGTCGAACTCCTCGCGCGTCTCGACGCCTTCGGCGGTGACCGACATGTCCAGTCCGCGCGCCAGCGTCACGATCGAGGAGATGATGGCGGATGAGCGCGGCTGCTGGGTCAGGTTGCGAATGAACGACTTGTCGATCTTGATCTTGTCGAACGGGAACGCGGTCAGGTAGCTGAGCGAGGAATAGCCGGTGCCGAAATCGTCGAGCGCGAGCTCGACGCCGAGCTGCTTCAGCCGCTCCATGAAGGCGTGGTTCTCGCTGCCGCGCTCCAGCAGCACGGATTCCGTGATCTCGATCTCCAGCCGCTGCGGCGGCAGGCCGGAATCGGCGAGCGCCGCGCAGATCATTTCGAACAGCTCGGCTTCCTTGAACTGGATCGGCGACAAATTGACGGCGACCGTGAGATCGGCGGGCCAGCCGGCCGCGTCCGCGCAGGCGCGCCGCAGCACGAATTCGCCGAGCGGCACGATCAGCCCGGTCTCCTCCGCAAGCGCAATGAACTGGTCCGGCGGGATCAGGCCGCGCGTCGGATGCCGCCAGCGCACCAGCGCCTCGAAGCCGCGTCGTTCGCCGCTGAGGGCATCGACGAACGGCTGGTAGTGCACCTCCAGCTGGCAGCGCGCGATGGCGTCGCGCAGATCTCCTTCCAGCGTGTTGCGCGCCTCCAGCTCGGCCGACATCGCTTCATCATAAATCGTGAAGCAGTTGCGGCCGGCCGATTTCGAGCGATAGAGCGCCAGATCCGCTTTCTTCAGGAGCTGCTCCTGATCGCTGCCATGATCCGGCGCGATCGCGATGCCGATGCTGGTGCCGATCTCGACGCGGTGGCCGGGCAGCAGGAACGGCTCGCTCACGAGCTTGGCGATCCGTGCCGCCAGCTCGGTCGAGCAGGCGCGCTGGTCCTCGCCGGCCTCCTGGATGATGGCGAATTCGTCACCGCCGAGCCGCGCCAGCACGTCGTCGGCGCGCAACGCGGATTTCAGCCGCTGCGCCACCTGGCGCAGCAGCGCATCGCCGGCCGCGTGACCGAGGGAATCGTTGACGTTCTTGAAGCGGTCGAGGTCGAGCATCAGGATCGCGAAGGGCAGGCCCCTCACGCTCAACTGCCTGTTCATCTCGTCGAGCCGGGTGAGGAAGAAGGCGCGGTTCGGCAATCCGGTGAGGATGTCGGTCTGGGCAAGCTCGAGCACCCGCCGGTTCGCCAGCGACAGTCGCCGCGAATTGCGGCTGGCGAGCATCAGATAGGTCGACAGCGACAGCGTCAGCAGCATGCCGACGACGAGGACCGCGACCGCGCGGTCGTAAGTCGTCGCCAGCGGACCGCCGGCGGTCGGAACCGCCCGCACCTGCCAATCGGTATCGCCGATCTTGAGACTGCCCGACCAGTGCAGGGTCCGCGCGATGTCCCGCATCGACCGCAACGCCACGGCGGACGACGAATAATCCGGCAGCATCTGCTCCAGGCTGACGATCTGCGCCGCGAAGGGCGGGAAGACCGTCATGCTGACCGCGGGGCTGGCTCCGGTGGTCACACGAATGGACTGGATCAGCAGCGGCAGGTCGAAGATGCCGACCACGAAGCCGGCGAGATTGCGGCGCCGGTCCGCGATCTCCTCGCGCGAGGTGCCCTTGGCATAGACGGGAATGGCGACGAGAACATAGGACAGCCGGTCGCCGTCTCTCGGCCCGAACAGGGGCGTGCGCACGGCGACCACGCGGTCGTTGTCACGCGCACGCTCCAGCATCGACCGGCGCTCCGGAACGGTCATGTAATCCATGCCGTAGACCAGCGAGGTCTTCGGCTCAGTCGAGTAGAACACCGGAATATATTCATCGCTCTGCGGCGCGGTGACGAACGTCTCGCCCTGCAGCGACTTGATTTGATAGCCCGACACGCCGTCCCGGATCGCCGCTGTCTCGTACTCCGTGCGCTCCTTGCGGTTGACGCGCGGCAACCAGGAGATGCGCAGCGCGCCGGGATGACGCTCGAACAGACGGGCGCTGAAGGTCTCGAATTCGCTGCGGGTGACCTCTTCGTTGGTCGATTCGAACAGGGTGCGCAGCGCGAGAAGCCTCGATATGTACTCGTTCATGCCGTTCTGCATGACGATCGCCTGGGTCTCGGCCGCGTTCTCGAACTCGATCCTGTTGACGCGATCTTCCCACCTCGCGACGGCGGCGGCGCCCACGATCGAGAACAGCAGGCCGACGCCGACCGCGACGAGCGCAGGGCGATAGAGCCCGAGCAGCGGTGCGGCTCGCCACCAACCGCCTCTCCGTCTCCGATCCTGATCGTTCTGATCGCGACCGCCCATCTTTAAGCCGCCGTCCCCTCTCCGCGACGAACCGAACCTCTGGTTGAGGTGCCGGCGCCGCTATCGGAACAAGATCGCGGTTAAGAACTGCACAATTTTGGAAATTGGTCGTTCCGCAATGCGGAAACTAGTTAACGAAGTGCGCGAGCGATCCCGGCGTTATCGACATAAGTTACCGGTTTTACCCGGTGTACTACGGCCTTTCTGCGTCGTGCCGCTTAGCGAGCTATTCAGGCTCGCGCGTTACGTTGCGCAAGATTTCTTCCAACGATCCGGCAAAGCCTCCGATGCATCGATTTCGATCAGCGAGCTCCGTCGTCCTGACCATCGCGCTTCTGGCCGCGACCACGCTGGCGGCAAGGGGCAACGAGGCCGGCATCAGCGAGGATGCGATCCTGTTCGGCCAGGCCGCGGCGCTTGAGGGCCCCTCCTCTGCGCTCGGACAGCGCATGCGGCAAGGCATCGTCGCCGCGTTCACCGAGATCAACGCCAAGGGCGGCGTCCACGGCCGGAAGCTTCAGCTCATCAGCCGCGACGACGGCTACGACCCCGACCGTTCGGTGGCGCAGACGCTGCACCTGATCGATGACGACAAGGTGTTCGCGCTGATCGGCGCGGTTGGCACGCCGACAGCGATGGCGACGATCCCGATCACCAGCGCCAGGAACGTTCCCTTCATCGGCCCGTTCACCGGCGCCGAGTTCCTGCGCGACCTCGAGCTTCCGAACGTCGTCAACATCCGCGCGAGCTACGGCGCGGAGGCGGAGGCCTGGATCAAGCACCTCACCGAGGATCGCAAGTTCACGCGCATCGGCATCTTCTACCAGGACGATTCCTTCGGCCGCGACGGACTTGTCGGCGTCAAGCGTGCGCTCGCCAAGCGCGGCCTCGAGCTCGCCGCCGAAGGCACGTTCGAGCGCAACACCCGCGCGGTCGTCCAGGCCTGGCGCATGATCAAGCGCGCCGACCCGGAAGCCATCGTCATGGTCGGGACCTACGGACCGTGCGCGGAGTTCATCAAGCTCGCCCACCGCAGCGGCGCCCGTCCAACCTTCGTCAACATCTCCTTCGTCGGCGCCGTTGCGCTCGCGGCGGAACTCGGCCCTGAGGGCGAAGGCGTCATCGTCTCGCAGGTCGTGCCGTTTCCATGGGACCGCTCGCTCAAGCTGGTCGCCGACTATCAGGCGGCGCAGAAGGCGTTCGATCCGACGCTGACGCCTGATTTCGTGTCGCTGGAAGGCTATCTGTCCGGCCGCCTCGCGGCCGCGGCGCTGGAAAAGGCCGGCCCCAATCCGACGCGCGCAAGCCTGCTGCGCGCCATCAACGATACCGGCCGCTTCGACATCAGCGGCAGCCTCTTCACCGTCGGCACACGCATGCTCGACACGCCGCCGAAGGTGTTCCTGACGGTGATCCAGAAGGACGGTACGTTCAAGGCCGTGGACCGGCTTTAGGGCTCTTCACGGCCGCCGCGTCCAGCGATCGGCGTTGACCGCGCCTTGCGGAATTTCTCCCCTCACGATGGCCTCGACCTGCCGCACGGTCTCCAGCGACTGGTATTCGATGGCCTGCGGCGTCAGGCCGCCGACATGCGGCGTGGCGACGACGTTCGGCAGCTTGGCAAGCTCGGGCGTCGGCATCTGATCGGGCGCGCGCCCGACATCCATGGCGGCGCCGGCGATGCGGCCCTCACGCAGCGCGCGTGCCAGGGCGACCTCGTCGACGAGATTGCCGCGCGAGAGATTGATGAAGACGGCGTGCTTCTGCATGCGCGCCAGCGCCGCCTCCCCGATCAGGTTCTCGGTCTGCTCGTTGGCGATGGCGAGGCAGATGACATAGTCCGAGGCTGCGAGGAGCTCGTCGAGACCGACCTGGCGGATCGCGGCATCGCTGACTGTCGCAAAGGGATCGGAGACCAGCACCTCCATGCGCAGCACTTTTGCGATCTCGGCGAGGTAGCGCCCGATGCTGCCGTAGCCGATGATGCCGATCCGACTGCCGGCGAGCTGGCGGCCCATCCGTGCCTCAGCCTTGCGGCCGGCCTGATAATCCGCCGTGGTCCGCGATACGCCGCGGGAGAGGTCGACCATGAAGCCGAGCGCGAGCTCGGCCACGGCCTGCACGAAGCCGGGCCCGGCGCGGGTCACCAGCACGCCGGCTTGCGACGCTGCATCCACGTTGACGTTGCGGATGTCGACAGCGCAGCGGACGAACGCTCGCAGGCGCGGCAATTGCGCAAAGATCTCGCCGCGCCCTTCCGTCATGCGATCGGCAACGATGATGTCGGCGTCCTTCGCGGCGCGCACCAGGCTGGCTGCGTCCAGCGGCTCATCCCCCTGGTGCAGGATCACCTCGGCGGCCGCGCGAAGGCCGTTCAGGCTGCGATCGCCATAGTAATTGCGCCGCATCTCCGGGGTATGCGCGAGCAGGACCTTCACGACAGGACTCCTTCAATAGCCGAATGCCCGCGGCAGCGCGGTCGAGAGCCATGGCACGAAGGCGATGACGAGCAGGCAGAGGAACAAGAGACCAAGATAGCCCATGATCGGCTTCACCGTCTGCTCGATCGGCACGTTGCCGATCAGGCAGGCGCCGTAGAGACCGAGCCCGAGCGGCGGCGCGAACAGGCCGATACCCATTGCGATGACGAGCACGACGCCGAAATGCAGGGGATCGACGCCGAGCTGCACCGCGACCGGCAGCAGCAGCGGCCCGAAGATGATCAGCGCGGCCGCGCCCTCCAGCACCGAGCCCATCACGATCAGGACGGCGATCGCCAAGAGGATGAACAGCCAGACGCCGGAGGTCTTGGAGAGACCCAGCATGAAGTCGCCGACCGCATGCGGCACCTGCTGCAAAGTCAGGGTGAACGCCAATGACTGCGCGGCGGCGACGATGAACAGCACCAACCCCGCACGCGTCGCCGCCTGCACGAAACTGTGCGCGGCGGTCTTGAAGCCGAGCTCGCGGAACACCACGCTGCCGACGACCAGCGCATAGGCCACCGCGAAGGCCGAGATCTCCGTCGCCGTGGCAAAGCCGCTCTTGAAGCCGAGGAAGATCATGAAGATCAGGCCGAAGGATGCGATCGCGCCGCTCCACAGCCCCGACACCGGCATCTGCGGCTCGACATCCTCGACCTTGTCCGGCCGTTTGCCGAAGATGATGGACACCGCGATCAGCACCAGCGCCATCAGCGCCGACGGCAGCAGCCCTGCGACGAACAGGCCGCCGATCGACAGGTTGGCAACGAAGCCGAGAATGATCAGGTTGATGCAGGGCGGGATCGTCTCCGCCATCACCGCCGAGGCCGCAAGCAGCGCCACCGCGCCGCCCGGGTTCTGCTTGGAGCGCCGCGCAGCCGGGATCAGCACCGAGCCGACCGCGGCGACGTCGGCCATCTTCGAGCCGGAGATACCCGAGAACAGCACCATCGAGGCCACCATCACGACATTGAGGCCGCCGCGCATGCGGCCCACGGCACGCTGCAACAGCTCGATCAGCCGCACCGACATGCCGTTGGCTTCCATCAGATAGCCGACAAGGATGAAGAAGGGGATCGCGAGCAGGACGAAATTGTCGATGCCGCGCGCCATCTGCTGGGCAAAGATCACGCCGGGCAGTGCGCCCTCGACCCAGATGAAGATCAGCGCGGCCAGAGCCAGCGCAAAGCCGATCGGCAATCCGCCGAACAGGGTGGCGAAGAAGCCGATCATCATCAGGGTGCCCGCCGACGGCACCGAGGATGGCGACAGATAATCCCAGGCGAGGTAGAGGCCCGTCACGACGAGGATCGCGATGAGTCCCCTCGCGATATCGGGC from the Bradyrhizobium sp. WBAH42 genome contains:
- the rpsU gene encoding 30S ribosomal protein S21 yields the protein MHVLVRDNNVEQALRVLKKKMQREGVFREMKQRRSYEKPSERKTREKSEAIRRARKLARKQAIREGLLPAPPKKKPFERKPPLPEIKARPE
- a CDS encoding EAL domain-containing protein, coding for MSASDCLLTEMPDVLRAVLERAEDAVVIVDDAHRITHFNSAAERIWKLAATEVLGRDAAVLNLDCLRIGTAADFRDEIGLVRRDGSRIRMMVSVSSAMIGGTTHHIVFARDVTLEAERRVRIGLLNAVSDQTNRAVIITDVEQNIVYVNSAFTALFGYTNAEAEGRRAGELIAGRHTDRRVVARLVKRLKRGGPRGEAEVLVYDRNGEEIWVCARIDAFRDGKGRVKHIFALLEDITETKQLRSLQQLIMGALADEVPIGEIADRLCRRVEEIAPDVVSSLLHIDAAGLVHPLGGPSLPEDYSRALDGVAIGPNVGSCGSAAFHGVPVLAEDLDTDPRWQPYKAMPLAIGLRACWSTPVKAKDGRVIATFAFYYREPRAPSNWHRRIVEACVDLGAFAIERKEARAEIARLAYHDILTGLPNRAQLRHLITTAIDACPTGSHVALAFLDVDHFKDVNDTLGHAAGDELLVQLAQRLREHIGPGDMLGRLGGDEFVILLPQRNAEAAERVAADISEALARPLRLGSKLMPMSASIGISLYPDHATDIDTLMQQADAAMYMAKQAGRSTHRIFSAEMSVLAEQRLALIAALRRAVAEGALSLSYQPQIRSCDGAIHGVEALARWRDAVLGDVSPAKFIPLAEECGLIEQIGLWSVREACRQMASWRRAGLNIPCVSVNLSPINFRNVTLAARLKDILAEHELPPDALMLEITEGTFMQDGAAALETMNAIRELGVGLSVDDFGTGYSSLSRLAHLPIRELKIDRSFMRDIERDAGALAIATAVVRVGQGLGMSVVAEGVETEGQRNTLAALGCDIVQGFLYAPPLPPVAFERWLIEHCAEQARAMLGRLDLAAAGKAAVKRSASCCSSFTGSARTKPAQSRD
- a CDS encoding MFS transporter, translated to MRLPFFYGWVVVAVTFVTMAIGVNARTAFSLFFPPIIAEFGWERGVTAGAFSFGFVVSGAVSPLIGRLMDRAGPRAVMEFGVLLMGGGLLLAPLTSAPWHLYVTIGVMVGAGSVCLGYSGQSLFLPNWFIRKRGFAIGIAFAGVGIGSVTLLPWVQHMIEQTGWRTACTAMGLLVLIALAPINLLLHKRPEDIGLQPDGDAAPAAGAARPASNVVDPVWANTDWTLQRAVATARFWWIALGYFCGLYIWYAVQVHQTKFLLDVGFSSSVAVWALGMVSLLGIPGQIVLGHVSDRIGREWVWAISCAGFVVCFAALIALRYQASLWLVYLMVFTQGALGYGLTSIMGAVVFEIFQGRHQGSIFGTIMLAALAGGAAGPWVTGLLYDRAGHYTLAFAVAMVVSGMSALAIWRAAPGKVRAVAGRLHKLKTDSR
- a CDS encoding EAL domain-containing protein, coding for MGGRDQNDQDRRRRGGWWRAAPLLGLYRPALVAVGVGLLFSIVGAAAVARWEDRVNRIEFENAAETQAIVMQNGMNEYISRLLALRTLFESTNEEVTRSEFETFSARLFERHPGALRISWLPRVNRKERTEYETAAIRDGVSGYQIKSLQGETFVTAPQSDEYIPVFYSTEPKTSLVYGMDYMTVPERRSMLERARDNDRVVAVRTPLFGPRDGDRLSYVLVAIPVYAKGTSREEIADRRRNLAGFVVGIFDLPLLIQSIRVTTGASPAVSMTVFPPFAAQIVSLEQMLPDYSSSAVALRSMRDIARTLHWSGSLKIGDTDWQVRAVPTAGGPLATTYDRAVAVLVVGMLLTLSLSTYLMLASRNSRRLSLANRRVLELAQTDILTGLPNRAFFLTRLDEMNRQLSVRGLPFAILMLDLDRFKNVNDSLGHAAGDALLRQVAQRLKSALRADDVLARLGGDEFAIIQEAGEDQRACSTELAARIAKLVSEPFLLPGHRVEIGTSIGIAIAPDHGSDQEQLLKKADLALYRSKSAGRNCFTIYDEAMSAELEARNTLEGDLRDAIARCQLEVHYQPFVDALSGERRGFEALVRWRHPTRGLIPPDQFIALAEETGLIVPLGEFVLRRACADAAGWPADLTVAVNLSPIQFKEAELFEMICAALADSGLPPQRLEIEITESVLLERGSENHAFMERLKQLGVELALDDFGTGYSSLSYLTAFPFDKIKIDKSFIRNLTQQPRSSAIISSIVTLARGLDMSVTAEGVETREEFDRLKALGVNFAQGYLFGRPHPIERILFDAPVKSSRLDAA
- a CDS encoding ABC transporter substrate-binding protein, encoding MHRFRSASSVVLTIALLAATTLAARGNEAGISEDAILFGQAAALEGPSSALGQRMRQGIVAAFTEINAKGGVHGRKLQLISRDDGYDPDRSVAQTLHLIDDDKVFALIGAVGTPTAMATIPITSARNVPFIGPFTGAEFLRDLELPNVVNIRASYGAEAEAWIKHLTEDRKFTRIGIFYQDDSFGRDGLVGVKRALAKRGLELAAEGTFERNTRAVVQAWRMIKRADPEAIVMVGTYGPCAEFIKLAHRSGARPTFVNISFVGAVALAAELGPEGEGVIVSQVVPFPWDRSLKLVADYQAAQKAFDPTLTPDFVSLEGYLSGRLAAAALEKAGPNPTRASLLRAINDTGRFDISGSLFTVGTRMLDTPPKVFLTVIQKDGTFKAVDRL
- a CDS encoding hydroxyacid dehydrogenase; translated protein: MKVLLAHTPEMRRNYYGDRSLNGLRAAAEVILHQGDEPLDAASLVRAAKDADIIVADRMTEGRGEIFAQLPRLRAFVRCAVDIRNVNVDAASQAGVLVTRAGPGFVQAVAELALGFMVDLSRGVSRTTADYQAGRKAEARMGRQLAGSRIGIIGYGSIGRYLAEIAKVLRMEVLVSDPFATVSDAAIRQVGLDELLAASDYVICLAIANEQTENLIGEAALARMQKHAVFINLSRGNLVDEVALARALREGRIAGAAMDVGRAPDQMPTPELAKLPNVVATPHVGGLTPQAIEYQSLETVRQVEAIVRGEIPQGAVNADRWTRRP
- a CDS encoding TRAP transporter large permease subunit, with translation MSAAVPLSAGRHGSITLLLRVSDAIAAVLLAADLVVVCASVLLRFFFNAPVEWSDDVARGLMVGSAFFGAASALARGENVGVSFFRDLLPVRLRSLVDAASALLIVLISGYVAYNAIKLGSLTAGQTTGSGLPLELTFYPMGIGALFMTVFAIDHLCARPLPDIARGLIAILVVTGLYLAWDYLSPSSVPSAGTLMMIGFFATLFGGLPIGFALALAALIFIWVEGALPGVIFAQQMARGIDNFVLLAIPFFILVGYLMEANGMSVRLIELLQRAVGRMRGGLNVVMVASMVLFSGISGSKMADVAAVGSVLIPAARRSKQNPGGAVALLAASAVMAETIPPCINLIILGFVANLSIGGLFVAGLLPSALMALVLIAVSIIFGKRPDKVEDVEPQMPVSGLWSGAIASFGLIFMIFLGFKSGFATATEISAFAVAYALVVGSVVFRELGFKTAAHSFVQAATRAGLVLFIVAAAQSLAFTLTLQQVPHAVGDFMLGLSKTSGVWLFILLAIAVLIVMGSVLEGAAALIIFGPLLLPVAVQLGVDPLHFGVVLVIAMGIGLFAPPLGLGLYGACLIGNVPIEQTVKPIMGYLGLLFLCLLVIAFVPWLSTALPRAFGY